One Stenotrophomonas sp. SAU14A_NAIMI4_5 DNA segment encodes these proteins:
- a CDS encoding TonB-dependent receptor translates to MSSHAPLRRNLLALLVCASLPSLASAETAPDTEAPSATTLDSVSVIGRGEARQVQRVTAEDMKVLPPGANPLKLLASKPGVHFESADATGAYEWSTSISLRGFNQNRLGYTLDGIPLGNMSYGNSNGLHISRAVISENLGGAEVATGIGALGTPSTSNLGGVFQFYSIDPSTEYGVVLAQGFGSDGARRSYARLETGEHQGLAAYLSGAYSEGDKWKGKGSQESKQFNGKATYHFGEDSRITALFNGSRRVEADYQDLSLEMIDRLGWNWDNYAPDWDRAVAAANGQYSGGVNSPWDAYYSGHGLRNDDLSSIAGDFGLNESMRLKVNVYNHSNRGQGHWFSPSNPSNPGTSREIPISIRTTEYAIDRTGVTSAFTWNVGGHELEAGLWYEDNGHSVQRNFYYIDGPITDDFFLRNPDQRVWNQQYTTITRQFYVQDRFRLFDDRLTIDIGAKSPHTRTSVRTPLGNYANNSSLTAKKGLLPQAGFNFKLNEGNEVFGSFAKNVAAYALGVGSPFNVPQADFDASAGNLKPEQSRTIELGWRGYGRGYEASVAVYDVKFDNRLLAIAQCVGILGCPALFSNVGSVTSRGAEATLQLKPMQDLAWSNALSWNDSTYDNDYVNNEVVPTRGRKTVDTPEWMFSSTLAWTPGPWDMRLSANHVGKRYVTYTNDLSVPSYWLVNASVAYDFGAMGPAQNLTVALNLTNLTDKRYLSSINTNGTYASDPTRSLATMQVGAPRQVMATATVRF, encoded by the coding sequence ATGTCGTCCCATGCTCCGCTCCGCCGCAACCTGCTTGCCCTGCTGGTCTGTGCATCGCTGCCGTCGCTTGCTTCGGCTGAAACTGCGCCTGACACCGAAGCACCGTCGGCCACGACCCTCGATTCGGTCTCGGTGATCGGCCGTGGCGAGGCCCGCCAGGTGCAGCGTGTCACCGCGGAGGACATGAAGGTGCTGCCGCCGGGCGCCAACCCGCTGAAGCTGCTGGCCAGCAAGCCGGGCGTGCATTTCGAATCGGCCGATGCCACCGGCGCCTATGAGTGGTCCACCAGCATCAGCCTGCGCGGCTTCAACCAGAACCGTCTCGGCTACACCCTCGATGGCATCCCGCTGGGCAACATGTCCTACGGCAACAGCAATGGCCTGCACATCAGCCGCGCTGTGATCAGCGAGAACCTGGGCGGTGCGGAAGTGGCCACCGGCATCGGTGCGCTGGGTACGCCGTCCACCAGCAACCTGGGTGGCGTGTTCCAGTTCTATTCGATCGATCCGTCCACCGAGTACGGCGTGGTGCTGGCGCAGGGCTTCGGCAGTGACGGTGCGCGCCGCAGCTATGCGCGACTGGAGACGGGCGAGCACCAGGGGCTCGCCGCCTACCTGTCCGGCGCGTACTCCGAGGGCGACAAGTGGAAGGGCAAGGGATCGCAGGAGTCGAAGCAGTTCAATGGCAAGGCCACCTACCACTTCGGCGAGGACAGCCGGATCACCGCGCTGTTCAACGGATCGCGCCGGGTCGAGGCCGATTACCAGGATCTGTCGCTGGAGATGATCGATCGCCTCGGCTGGAACTGGGACAACTACGCGCCGGACTGGGATCGCGCGGTCGCGGCGGCGAACGGCCAGTACAGTGGCGGCGTCAACAGCCCATGGGACGCGTACTACTCCGGCCATGGCCTGCGCAATGACGACCTGTCCAGCATCGCTGGTGATTTCGGCCTCAACGAATCGATGCGGCTGAAGGTCAACGTCTACAACCACAGCAATCGCGGCCAGGGCCATTGGTTCAGCCCGTCCAATCCCTCCAACCCGGGCACCAGCCGGGAGATTCCGATTTCGATCCGCACCACCGAGTACGCGATCGACCGTACCGGCGTGACCTCTGCGTTCACCTGGAACGTCGGTGGCCACGAACTGGAAGCCGGCCTCTGGTACGAGGACAACGGCCACAGCGTGCAGCGCAACTTCTACTACATCGATGGCCCCATCACCGATGACTTCTTCCTGCGCAATCCGGACCAGCGCGTGTGGAACCAGCAGTACACCACCATCACCCGCCAGTTCTACGTGCAGGACCGCTTCCGCCTGTTCGATGATCGCCTGACCATCGACATCGGCGCCAAGTCGCCGCACACCCGCACCAGCGTGCGTACGCCGCTGGGCAACTACGCGAACAACAGCAGCCTGACCGCGAAGAAGGGCCTCCTGCCGCAGGCCGGCTTCAACTTCAAGCTCAACGAAGGCAACGAGGTCTTCGGCTCGTTCGCAAAGAATGTCGCTGCCTATGCCCTGGGCGTCGGCAGCCCGTTCAACGTGCCGCAGGCCGACTTCGATGCCAGCGCAGGCAACCTGAAGCCGGAACAGTCGCGCACGATCGAGCTGGGCTGGCGCGGCTACGGCCGCGGCTATGAAGCGTCGGTCGCGGTATATGACGTGAAGTTCGACAACCGCCTGCTGGCGATCGCCCAGTGCGTGGGCATCCTTGGCTGCCCGGCACTGTTTTCCAACGTCGGCTCGGTCACCAGCCGCGGCGCCGAAGCCACGCTGCAGTTGAAGCCGATGCAGGACCTGGCCTGGTCCAATGCGCTGTCGTGGAATGACAGCACCTACGACAACGATTACGTGAACAACGAGGTGGTGCCGACCCGCGGCAGGAAGACCGTCGACACGCCGGAATGGATGTTCTCCAGCACGCTCGCCTGGACCCCGGGCCCGTGGGACATGCGCCTGTCGGCCAACCACGTCGGCAAGCGTTACGTGACCTACACCAATGATCTCTCGGTCCCCAGCTACTGGCTGGTCAATGCGTCGGTGGCCTACGACTTCGGTGCGATGGGCCCGGCGCAGAACCTGACGGTCGCACTGAACCTGACCAACCTGACCGACAAGCGTTACCTGTCGTCCATCAACACCAATGGCACCTACGCCAGTGACCCGACCCGCAGCCTGGCCACCATGCAGGTCGGCGCGCCGCGGCAGGTGATGGCGACTGCGACCGTCCGCTTCTGA